From a single Cyclobacterium marinum DSM 745 genomic region:
- a CDS encoding PQQ-dependent sugar dehydrogenase yields the protein MKKQLKIFLVIALFASTACTKETEEKTTGTEQNLPLVAAFPELSFTRPVDFQHAGDKSNKLYVVEQRGVISVFENEQKTSTKATFLSIEDRVEDSDNEEGLLGLAFHPNFESNGYFYVNYTASNPDRSVISRFNLSSTNPDEADPNSELVLLEYEQPYGNHNGGQIAFGPDYYLYIGVGDGGKSGDPHGHGQNRSTLLGNILRIDVDQENGAMPYSIPDDNPFAGNTEGFKEEIYAYGMRNPWRFSFDTATDQLWVADVGQNSYEEIDIVKNGGNYGWNTMEGFHCFKADECNQENLELPIWEYDRDEGDISITGGFVYHGEALPQLQGLYIYADYVSGRIWSLDFSDTENPVNTELFKADFPISSFGVDQNQEIYICGFDDKIYKFGLE from the coding sequence ATGAAAAAACAACTGAAAATTTTTCTCGTCATTGCCTTGTTTGCAAGTACGGCTTGCACCAAGGAGACAGAAGAAAAAACTACCGGTACCGAACAAAACTTGCCCCTTGTTGCGGCTTTCCCGGAATTATCGTTTACCAGACCCGTTGATTTCCAGCATGCAGGAGACAAGTCAAACAAACTTTATGTAGTGGAGCAGCGAGGCGTCATTTCTGTTTTTGAAAATGAGCAAAAAACTTCGACCAAAGCAACGTTTTTATCCATTGAAGACCGAGTAGAAGATTCAGACAATGAAGAAGGTCTATTAGGCTTGGCATTTCATCCCAATTTTGAAAGCAACGGTTATTTCTACGTAAACTACACGGCATCCAATCCGGATCGTTCAGTAATTTCAAGATTCAACCTTTCCTCCACGAACCCTGATGAGGCCGATCCAAACAGTGAATTGGTATTGTTGGAATATGAACAACCATATGGCAACCATAATGGAGGACAAATAGCTTTTGGCCCGGATTACTACTTATATATAGGAGTTGGTGATGGTGGAAAAAGTGGAGATCCACATGGACATGGCCAAAACCGTAGTACCTTATTAGGAAATATTCTTAGAATTGATGTGGACCAAGAAAATGGAGCTATGCCTTATTCCATTCCGGATGACAATCCATTTGCCGGAAATACCGAAGGCTTTAAGGAAGAGATCTATGCTTATGGCATGCGAAACCCTTGGAGGTTTAGTTTTGATACTGCCACTGATCAGTTGTGGGTGGCAGATGTAGGTCAAAACAGCTATGAAGAAATTGACATCGTTAAAAACGGTGGGAATTACGGTTGGAATACCATGGAAGGCTTTCATTGCTTCAAAGCCGATGAATGTAACCAAGAAAACCTTGAATTGCCAATTTGGGAATATGATCGGGATGAAGGAGACATTTCCATCACCGGTGGATTTGTCTATCATGGCGAGGCCCTACCGCAGCTGCAGGGACTTTACATTTATGCTGATTATGTGTCAGGTAGAATTTGGAGCCTGGATTTCAGTGATACTGAAAACCCTGTAAATACTGAATTGTTCAAAGCCGATTTTCCTATTTCCTCCTTCGGAGTAGACCAAAACCAAGAAATCTATATTTGTGGTTTTGATGACAAAATTTATAAGTTTGGATTGGAGTAA
- a CDS encoding class I SAM-dependent methyltransferase encodes MKECEICQGSEFKDIVAQERMYDTGDIFNYIECESCQALFLTDIPADLGKYYPSNYYSFGSFNRSNALLALLKKLRYEAFCRGLSFHSPVYYDWLSPLSLNPKSKIADIGCGNGQLLAEMAYSGFKQLNGYDPFVKAAFSSKNFSIYKKDFFEIDQKFDLVMFHHSFEHLPSPVEVFKKLVTILNPEGQVLIRVPVTDAQVWKEEHTYWFQLDAPRHLFIPNTKSMEILGERFGLELFNTTFDSMDSQFWGTALYKKGKPLVGTEIHQEFSRQELTEFRNKALQYNKLKIGDQACFYYKKKAQ; translated from the coding sequence ATGAAAGAATGTGAAATTTGCCAAGGCTCGGAATTCAAGGACATTGTTGCCCAAGAACGAATGTATGATACAGGAGATATTTTTAATTACATAGAATGTGAATCTTGTCAAGCACTCTTTTTAACCGACATTCCTGCAGACCTTGGCAAATACTACCCCTCTAATTATTATTCCTTTGGTTCTTTCAACCGTAGCAATGCCCTTTTGGCACTTCTCAAAAAACTAAGGTATGAAGCATTTTGCAGGGGGCTCTCTTTTCATTCTCCGGTTTACTATGATTGGCTCTCTCCACTTTCCCTAAATCCAAAAAGTAAAATTGCTGATATCGGATGCGGAAATGGACAACTATTAGCTGAAATGGCTTACTCGGGTTTTAAGCAGCTCAATGGATATGATCCTTTTGTAAAAGCAGCTTTTTCTTCAAAAAATTTTTCTATATATAAAAAGGACTTTTTTGAAATTGATCAGAAATTTGATCTGGTAATGTTTCACCATTCTTTTGAACATCTACCCAGTCCTGTTGAGGTCTTTAAAAAACTTGTGACCATCTTAAACCCGGAAGGGCAAGTATTGATCAGAGTGCCTGTCACCGATGCCCAAGTTTGGAAAGAAGAACATACTTATTGGTTTCAGCTGGATGCACCAAGGCATTTATTTATCCCCAACACCAAATCAATGGAAATTTTAGGGGAGAGGTTTGGACTTGAACTTTTCAATACCACTTTTGATAGCATGGACAGTCAATTTTGGGGAACAGCTTTGTACAAAAAAGGAAAACCTTTGGTTGGCACCGAAATCCACCAAGAATTCAGTAGACAAGAACTGACCGAGTTTCGGAATAAAGCACTACAATACAATAAATTGAAAATAGGTGACCAAGCTTGTTTTTATTATAAGAAGAAAGCTCAATAA
- a CDS encoding MotA/TolQ/ExbB proton channel family protein, giving the protein MKKLIALFMLFGILFAPMITKAQEETETESEADTTEEAAPVEAAPAPAPVMTDDDIVAEEQSFHQVIKDKFIEGDPTFMTPVLLCLILGLAVALERIVTLNLSTTNTKKLLAKVENALDEGGIEAAKDVTKGTRGPVASIFTQGLMRYSEGIEMVEKSIIAYGSVEMGRLEKGLVWISLFISLAPMLGFMGTVIGMIGAFDSIEAAGDISPSLVAGGIKIALLTTVAGLIVAIILQLFYNYCVAKIDSIVNDMEDASISLVDILVKHKLTR; this is encoded by the coding sequence ATGAAAAAGTTAATCGCTTTGTTCATGCTTTTCGGAATTTTATTTGCTCCGATGATCACAAAAGCACAAGAAGAAACAGAAACAGAATCAGAAGCTGATACTACTGAAGAGGCCGCACCGGTAGAAGCTGCTCCGGCCCCAGCTCCAGTTATGACTGATGATGACATCGTTGCTGAAGAGCAATCTTTTCATCAAGTTATAAAAGACAAGTTTATTGAGGGTGATCCTACCTTTATGACTCCGGTATTATTGTGTTTGATCTTAGGCTTAGCTGTAGCTTTGGAGAGAATCGTTACCTTAAACCTTTCTACGACTAACACCAAGAAATTGTTGGCTAAAGTAGAAAATGCGTTAGATGAAGGCGGAATTGAAGCCGCAAAAGATGTAACAAAAGGAACTAGAGGTCCTGTAGCATCTATCTTCACGCAAGGTCTAATGAGATACTCTGAGGGTATTGAAATGGTAGAAAAATCTATCATAGCTTATGGATCTGTAGAAATGGGACGTTTGGAAAAAGGTCTTGTTTGGATATCTCTATTCATATCTTTGGCTCCAATGTTAGGTTTCATGGGTACTGTAATTGGTATGATTGGTGCCTTTGATTCAATTGAAGCTGCCGGTGATATTTCTCCATCTCTTGTTGCAGGTGGTATTAAAATTGCCCTTTTGACCACAGTTGCAGGTTTGATCGTTGCGATTATCCTACAGTTGTTTTACAACTATTGTGTGGCTAAAATTGATTCTATCGTAAATGATATGGAAGATGCTTCCATCAGTTTAGTAGACATTTTGGTTAAGCATAAATTGACTAGATAA
- a CDS encoding ExbD/TolR family protein, producing MASKRGRMAQEVNAGSMADIAFLLLIFFLVTTTIASDKGIMNILPPKQDPNQPPPEVELNERNIFNILINANDDLLIEGEFRNDLNGLSDEIKRFILNFGNPDEDAIALFNSLPPSLKGLADQSPESSDHPMSGGAVISIKTNRGTSYETYLEVLDLVKQAYFEIYGERVGLTGEEYRTLSGQTPAEKELMDRGKENIPMAISIAEPDKTGS from the coding sequence ATGGCTAGCAAGAGAGGTAGAATGGCTCAGGAGGTAAATGCAGGATCGATGGCAGACATCGCCTTCTTGCTCCTTATCTTCTTTCTCGTGACCACAACCATTGCTTCGGATAAAGGGATTATGAACATCCTTCCTCCCAAGCAAGATCCTAATCAACCCCCACCAGAGGTTGAATTAAACGAAAGGAATATTTTTAATATTCTTATCAATGCAAACGATGATCTCTTGATCGAAGGGGAGTTTAGAAATGATTTAAATGGTCTTTCTGACGAAATCAAACGATTTATTCTGAATTTCGGAAATCCTGATGAAGATGCTATTGCCTTGTTCAATAGTTTGCCTCCTTCCTTGAAAGGATTGGCAGACCAAAGCCCTGAATCTTCAGATCATCCAATGTCAGGTGGCGCGGTAATCTCTATCAAAACCAATAGAGGTACCAGCTATGAGACCTACTTGGAGGTTTTGGATTTAGTAAAACAGGCCTACTTCGAAATTTATGGAGAGCGTGTAGGGCTTACAGGAGAAGAGTATAGAACCCTGTCAGGTCAGACTCCTGCTGAAAAGGAATTGATGGACAGAGGAAAAGAGAATATTCCTATGGCCATTTCCATTGCTGAACCTGATAAAACCGGAAGCTGA
- a CDS encoding ExbD/TolR family protein: MSKFKKKTKADTNIPTSALPDIIFMLLFFFMVTTVLREQTILVEQKIPQATQLQKIQKKTLISYLYIGKPKNTSLYGSEPRLQANDVLINTSDLVLWVNQQKDALSEAERDQIWISLKADRDVKMGPISDIQFELREADARKLMYASVGKVEN, encoded by the coding sequence ATGTCAAAGTTTAAAAAGAAAACCAAAGCGGATACCAATATTCCAACTTCGGCATTGCCTGATATTATCTTTATGTTGTTGTTTTTCTTTATGGTAACAACAGTATTAAGGGAACAAACAATATTGGTTGAGCAAAAGATCCCACAGGCAACACAGTTGCAGAAGATTCAAAAGAAAACTTTGATATCATATCTGTACATTGGAAAGCCTAAAAACACTTCATTATACGGTTCTGAGCCTAGGCTCCAAGCCAATGATGTGTTGATCAATACTTCAGACCTTGTCCTTTGGGTAAACCAACAAAAAGATGCGCTTTCTGAAGCTGAAAGAGACCAAATTTGGATTTCTCTTAAAGCCGATAGAGACGTTAAAATGGGACCAATTAGTGACATTCAATTTGAACTAAGAGAAGCTGATGCTAGGAAACTTATGTATGCTTCTGTAGGTAAAGTTGAAAACTAA
- a CDS encoding MBL fold metallo-hydrolase produces the protein MKIEQIYTGCLAQGAYYLESNGEAAIIDPLREVQPYIDKAEQNGAKIKYIFETHFHADFVSGHMDLAKKTKASIVFGPTEMELGFDAIVAQDNQEFILGKSKIKVLHTPGHTMESAVFLLINEEGNPEALFTGDTLFIGDVGRPDLAQKVVKDLTQEKLAGHLYDSLRNKIMPLPDDLIIYPAHGAGSACGKNMSKDTSDTLGNQKKTNYALQEMSKEEFVEKVLDGLTPPPAYFPQNVMMNIQGYDSIDDVLERGQEALDPNDFEYLANQTGAIILDTRDPEVFAKGFVPNAINIGIDGSFAVWVGTLIPDVKQELLIVADEGREEEVITRLARVGYDHALGFLKGGMIAWEKAGKEIDNIPSTNVDEFRKLSESSPENIVLDVRKASEHFSEHVIGSVNAPLDYINDSMKTIDKDKTYMVHCAGGYRSMIFCSVLRARGYDNLINITGGFAAIKSSEKFPVSDYACPTTML, from the coding sequence ATGAAAATAGAACAAATTTATACAGGTTGTTTAGCTCAAGGAGCTTATTATTTAGAGTCCAATGGGGAAGCAGCAATCATTGACCCATTGAGAGAAGTTCAACCCTATATTGATAAAGCTGAACAAAATGGTGCCAAAATTAAATATATATTTGAAACCCACTTTCATGCAGACTTTGTTAGCGGACATATGGATCTGGCCAAAAAAACCAAAGCTTCTATAGTATTTGGTCCTACCGAAATGGAGTTGGGTTTTGATGCCATAGTTGCTCAGGACAACCAAGAATTTATCCTTGGTAAAAGTAAAATTAAAGTACTGCATACCCCGGGACATACCATGGAAAGTGCTGTGTTTCTATTGATCAATGAGGAAGGAAATCCTGAAGCTTTATTTACAGGTGATACCTTATTTATAGGGGATGTTGGAAGGCCTGACCTTGCACAAAAAGTGGTGAAAGACTTAACGCAAGAAAAATTAGCCGGGCACTTGTATGATTCCCTAAGGAATAAAATAATGCCACTACCTGATGATTTGATTATCTATCCGGCACATGGTGCAGGCAGTGCTTGTGGTAAAAATATGAGTAAGGACACTAGTGATACCCTAGGCAATCAAAAGAAAACAAATTATGCTTTGCAGGAAATGAGCAAAGAGGAATTTGTTGAAAAAGTATTGGATGGGCTTACACCTCCCCCGGCGTATTTCCCTCAGAATGTGATGATGAACATTCAAGGTTATGACAGTATTGATGATGTTTTGGAACGTGGTCAAGAAGCTCTTGATCCAAATGATTTTGAATACTTAGCCAATCAAACAGGAGCAATAATTCTTGATACAAGAGACCCTGAGGTTTTTGCTAAAGGGTTCGTGCCTAATGCAATAAACATTGGGATCGATGGAAGTTTTGCTGTATGGGTAGGTACGCTAATTCCGGATGTGAAGCAAGAGCTTTTGATTGTAGCGGATGAAGGTAGGGAAGAAGAGGTCATTACCAGATTGGCCAGGGTAGGTTATGATCATGCTTTGGGATTTCTTAAAGGTGGAATGATTGCCTGGGAAAAAGCAGGGAAAGAAATAGATAACATTCCTTCAACTAATGTCGATGAGTTTAGAAAGTTGTCTGAAAGTTCTCCCGAAAATATTGTCTTAGATGTTCGAAAAGCAAGTGAACACTTTAGTGAGCATGTAATAGGTTCTGTCAATGCTCCCTTGGATTATATCAATGATAGCATGAAGACCATAGATAAAGATAAGACCTATATGGTACACTGCGCAGGAGGCTATCGTTCCATGATTTTCTGCTCCGTTCTTAGGGCTAGAGGTTATGACAATTTAATCAATATAACGGGGGGATTTGCAGCCATTAAATCATCCGAAAAATTCCCTGTCAGTGATTATGCTTGTCCAACAACCATGTTATAA
- a CDS encoding YeeE/YedE family protein, producing the protein MNEFLNWVSQPWPWYIAGPMIGLTVPILLILGNRSFGISSSLRHVCAICVPAKIPFFQYNWREEIWNLMFVAGVFLGGVVAALFLSNPEAIVIAESTQRDLRALGLTDFNSLLPAEIFSWEYLFTLKGFFFMVVGGFLVGFGTRYAGGCTSGHAIMGISNLQWPSVVATAFFMIGGLVMTHLLLPFIMTLVGF; encoded by the coding sequence ATGAATGAATTCTTGAATTGGGTCAGTCAACCTTGGCCTTGGTACATAGCAGGCCCTATGATAGGGCTAACTGTACCGATCCTCTTAATATTAGGAAACCGATCTTTTGGTATTTCTTCTTCCTTAAGACATGTTTGTGCAATCTGTGTTCCGGCAAAAATCCCTTTTTTTCAATACAATTGGAGAGAAGAAATCTGGAATTTAATGTTTGTGGCAGGAGTGTTTTTAGGAGGAGTAGTGGCTGCCTTATTTTTGTCAAACCCTGAGGCAATTGTCATTGCTGAAAGCACCCAAAGAGATTTGAGGGCGTTGGGATTGACTGATTTTAATAGCCTTTTGCCTGCAGAAATATTTAGCTGGGAGTATCTCTTTACCTTAAAGGGTTTCTTTTTTATGGTGGTAGGTGGCTTTTTGGTTGGTTTTGGTACAAGGTATGCTGGCGGTTGTACTTCAGGACATGCCATAATGGGCATAAGTAACCTTCAATGGCCTTCTGTAGTGGCTACCGCATTCTTTATGATAGGAGGGCTAGTAATGACCCATTTATTACTGCCTTTCATCATGACATTGGTAGGCTTTTAA
- a CDS encoding DUF6691 family protein, producing the protein MLLKEIEQKEIEKSKDSKIKARQGESGLALLKYLFVGLFFGIIFVKAEIISWFRIQEMFRFQSFYMYGVIGSAILVGMLSIQIIKRFSIKTINGEPIKIKDKKFNRGQIYGGFIFGLGWAITGACPGPLFAQIGTGFTVVFVSLLSAVAGTWVYGRLATFLPK; encoded by the coding sequence ATGTTATTAAAAGAAATTGAACAAAAAGAGATTGAAAAAAGTAAGGACTCAAAAATTAAAGCTAGGCAAGGGGAATCTGGTTTGGCTTTATTAAAGTACCTCTTTGTCGGGCTTTTTTTTGGAATTATTTTCGTAAAAGCAGAAATAATTTCTTGGTTTAGGATTCAAGAAATGTTTCGCTTTCAATCTTTTTATATGTATGGAGTAATCGGTTCAGCAATTCTTGTTGGCATGCTCTCCATTCAAATCATTAAAAGGTTTTCGATTAAAACCATTAATGGTGAACCTATCAAAATAAAGGATAAGAAGTTCAATAGGGGGCAAATATACGGGGGCTTTATTTTCGGATTAGGCTGGGCCATTACCGGAGCTTGTCCCGGACCATTGTTTGCCCAGATTGGTACAGGATTTACTGTAGTTTTCGTTTCCTTACTTAGTGCCGTGGCTGGTACTTGGGTATATGGTAGGTTGGCTACTTTTCTTCCCAAATAA
- the smc gene encoding chromosome segregation protein SMC: MQLSKLEIRGFKSFGDKVMIHFDKGITGIVGPNGCGKSNVVDAIRWVLGEQKTRMLRSDKMENVIFNGTKNRKQLNMAEVSLTFENTKNLLPTEYTHVTITRRYYRSGESEYLLNGITCRLKDITNLFMDTGINSNSYAIIELKMIDELLNDKNNSRRDLFEEAAGISKFKTRKKETLKKLGDTDADLDRVEDLLFEIEKNLKSLEKQARQATRYFEIKKDYKSASIALAKKGVVHQRDVLINLNKKLEHENDQKLKLNAELAHKDALLENLKAEMIHKEKLLGSRQKTLNEHVHKIRQFESDKKIKNERLRFLQDKSHQLREQIEQDKKSNERAGFSIKSLEQEHRISEKLTQEKEQTVEELKAVYEEKKAQHNVSLEKQKVMQSTYSRKRDELYQLSKSQEIKQIQLTTIKQELEKTATDDNSQIENLAGFEEKLGLIKAQLDKENTAFEELKEEEAAHLAKQEETSRLQELIREELTQLNRKLDAKSNEYQLTKSLVDNLEGFPEAIKFLRKNSQWGKNMPLLSDIITTDEKYRVTIENFLENYMNYYVVDNDTEAIAAVKLLSDSGKGKAHFFVLERFEKFRASQNKLFPDAVAATEIIEYDSKYAPLVAYLLDDVYIFSGDIHQVPKSQEGIFITESGKFIDRKFTISGGSVGLFEGKRIGRAKNLEKLDKEIKVLQKKINETRANLDKKTAELSKLKAVNFKLSIEEKQLKVNELNQDFVSIKTKKEQLAEMLNSNANKKEDIEDKIFTLTEELEIIGPKLKEEKEAFDLLEEEINNINADLQEDAEELSHRSSQFNEENILYHQLLNKLQSIEQEISFKKSTYESSKERIEKAQTDLGQTEQEIMSLIDNNEVKDDELIELYGEKDSIESGVNDAEKDYYAARGEIDEVEKGIREIQRKKEHSDALLMDLKQTTNEINLKLSGIKERLSVEFELDLDEIMAENPDLDEEHASKSEDVLREEVQKAKSKLEKMGPINPMAMEAYDEIKERHTFITAQKEDLIQAKDSLMSTIKEIDQVAKETFIDAFEKIKVNFVKVFRSLFTEEDDCDLKLTNPEMPLDSTIEIIAKPKGKRPLTINQLSGGEKTLTATSLLFSIYLLKPAPFCIFDEVDAPLDDANIDKFNQIIQKFSNESQFIIVTHNKRTMASTDIIYGITMIEAGVSRVVPVDLRELVDEEASQG; encoded by the coding sequence ATGCAACTCTCCAAATTAGAAATAAGAGGCTTTAAAAGTTTTGGTGATAAAGTAATGATCCACTTTGACAAGGGAATCACTGGAATAGTAGGCCCAAATGGTTGTGGCAAGTCAAATGTTGTTGACGCAATTCGGTGGGTACTTGGAGAGCAAAAAACCCGGATGCTTCGTTCTGATAAAATGGAGAATGTAATTTTTAACGGAACAAAGAACAGGAAACAGCTCAATATGGCGGAGGTATCCCTCACCTTCGAAAACACTAAAAATTTATTACCTACAGAATACACACACGTCACGATCACCAGAAGATATTATCGTTCCGGAGAAAGCGAATACCTGCTAAATGGGATCACTTGTCGATTAAAAGACATTACAAATCTTTTTATGGATACTGGAATTAACTCCAATAGCTATGCTATTATAGAGTTAAAAATGATCGATGAACTGCTCAATGATAAAAATAATTCAAGAAGGGATTTATTCGAAGAAGCTGCTGGTATTTCAAAATTCAAAACTCGAAAAAAAGAAACCCTAAAGAAATTAGGTGATACAGATGCAGACTTGGATAGAGTGGAAGACCTGCTGTTTGAAATTGAAAAAAACTTAAAATCGTTAGAAAAACAAGCTCGACAGGCTACCCGGTATTTTGAAATAAAGAAAGATTATAAATCTGCAAGCATCGCACTTGCTAAAAAAGGGGTAGTTCATCAAAGAGATGTATTAATAAACCTCAACAAAAAACTAGAACATGAAAACGATCAAAAGCTTAAGCTTAATGCTGAGCTAGCCCATAAAGATGCTTTATTGGAGAACCTTAAAGCAGAAATGATCCATAAGGAAAAGTTGCTAGGAAGTAGACAAAAAACCTTAAATGAACATGTTCACAAAATTCGGCAATTTGAAAGTGATAAAAAAATTAAGAATGAAAGACTCCGCTTTCTTCAAGACAAGTCTCACCAGCTGAGAGAGCAGATTGAGCAAGATAAAAAAAGCAATGAAAGAGCCGGATTTAGCATCAAATCACTGGAACAAGAGCATCGAATTTCGGAAAAGCTTACTCAAGAGAAAGAACAAACTGTAGAAGAATTAAAAGCTGTTTACGAGGAAAAAAAGGCTCAGCACAATGTCTCCCTCGAAAAACAGAAAGTGATGCAAAGTACTTACTCTCGAAAGCGAGATGAATTGTACCAATTATCAAAAAGCCAAGAGATCAAGCAAATCCAACTCACAACCATTAAGCAGGAGCTGGAGAAAACCGCAACAGATGACAACAGTCAGATTGAAAATTTGGCAGGTTTTGAAGAAAAACTAGGCCTCATAAAAGCGCAATTAGACAAAGAAAACACTGCCTTTGAAGAATTAAAAGAAGAAGAAGCCGCCCACCTGGCCAAACAAGAAGAAACCTCCAGATTGCAAGAATTGATCCGAGAGGAACTTACCCAACTCAATAGAAAACTGGATGCCAAAAGCAATGAATACCAGCTGACAAAATCCTTGGTTGACAACCTTGAAGGATTCCCTGAGGCAATAAAGTTCCTAAGAAAAAACAGTCAATGGGGCAAAAACATGCCTTTGCTATCAGACATTATCACTACAGATGAAAAGTACCGAGTAACCATAGAAAATTTTCTTGAAAACTACATGAATTATTATGTGGTTGACAATGATACCGAAGCAATCGCTGCCGTGAAACTATTAAGTGATTCCGGCAAAGGAAAAGCTCATTTTTTTGTATTGGAAAGGTTCGAGAAATTTAGGGCTAGTCAAAATAAGCTATTTCCCGATGCAGTGGCTGCTACAGAAATAATCGAGTATGATTCCAAGTATGCGCCGCTAGTGGCTTATTTGTTGGATGATGTCTATATCTTTTCCGGAGACATTCACCAAGTACCAAAATCTCAAGAGGGTATTTTCATTACAGAAAGCGGGAAATTCATCGACAGAAAATTTACCATTTCCGGGGGATCAGTAGGCCTCTTTGAAGGTAAAAGGATAGGTCGGGCAAAAAATCTGGAAAAACTCGACAAAGAAATAAAAGTACTCCAGAAAAAAATAAATGAGACCAGGGCCAATCTCGATAAAAAAACAGCTGAACTATCTAAATTAAAAGCCGTTAACTTCAAATTATCGATTGAAGAAAAACAGCTCAAGGTCAATGAATTGAACCAAGACTTTGTTTCAATTAAAACGAAAAAAGAGCAATTGGCGGAAATGCTAAATTCCAATGCCAATAAAAAAGAAGATATCGAGGATAAGATCTTTACTCTCACTGAAGAACTAGAAATTATCGGCCCCAAATTAAAGGAAGAGAAAGAAGCCTTCGATTTACTTGAAGAAGAAATCAACAATATCAATGCTGATCTACAGGAAGATGCGGAAGAACTTTCTCACCGCTCCTCACAGTTCAATGAAGAAAACATCCTTTACCATCAACTATTAAACAAACTCCAAAGCATTGAACAAGAAATAAGCTTCAAAAAGAGTACCTACGAAAGTAGTAAAGAGAGAATTGAAAAGGCCCAGACCGATTTGGGGCAAACAGAGCAAGAAATCATGTCCTTGATTGACAATAATGAAGTAAAGGACGATGAGCTTATAGAACTGTACGGGGAGAAAGACAGTATAGAATCCGGGGTAAATGATGCCGAAAAAGACTATTATGCTGCAAGAGGCGAAATTGATGAAGTAGAAAAAGGTATTAGAGAAATTCAAAGGAAAAAAGAACATTCTGACGCCCTTTTAATGGATCTAAAGCAAACCACCAATGAAATTAATTTGAAGCTAAGCGGAATTAAAGAAAGGCTTAGTGTAGAATTTGAGTTGGATCTGGATGAGATTATGGCTGAGAACCCTGATTTGGACGAGGAACATGCTTCCAAGTCGGAAGATGTTTTGAGGGAAGAAGTTCAAAAGGCAAAATCAAAATTGGAAAAAATGGGTCCGATTAACCCCATGGCTATGGAAGCTTATGACGAAATTAAGGAACGTCATACTTTCATAACAGCGCAAAAAGAGGACCTTATTCAAGCAAAAGATTCTTTAATGTCAACGATCAAAGAGATTGATCAGGTGGCCAAAGAGACTTTCATAGATGCTTTTGAAAAAATAAAGGTCAACTTCGTGAAAGTCTTTCGCTCACTATTTACCGAAGAGGATGACTGTGACTTAAAACTAACCAATCCGGAAATGCCTTTAGATAGCACCATTGAAATAATTGCTAAACCTAAAGGGAAAAGACCTTTGACGATTAACCAACTCTCAGGGGGTGAAAAAACCTTAACAGCAACTTCTTTACTGTTTTCCATTTACTTACTAAAACCTGCGCCTTTTTGTATTTTTGATGAAGTAGATGCACCATTGGATGATGCCAACATTGATAAATTTAATCAGATCATTCAGAAATTCTCGAATGAATCTCAATTTATCATTGTCACCCATAACAAACGAACCATGGCAAGCACTGATATAATTTATGGCATTACTATGATTGAGGCAGGAGTATCAAGAGTGGTACCGGTAGATTTAAGAGAATTGGTCGATGAAGAAGCTTCTCAAGGATAA
- a CDS encoding bactofilin family protein, translating into MKSKLNPSNIVSFFSSGFHLEGDITAENDVRIEGEIRGNISTKKRVIIGESGKVLGDIEAEHIVVLGEVKGKVVALSRLTIGKNALFQGMAYTDNIQVDFGAKMEAGIQKLNKQVNEENLFLSSETNSQISHAQNNIVPSDDQNLDPAIASVS; encoded by the coding sequence ATGAAATCAAAGCTCAACCCTTCAAATATTGTATCTTTTTTTTCGAGTGGTTTTCACCTAGAAGGTGATATTACTGCCGAAAATGATGTAAGAATAGAAGGTGAGATTCGAGGGAATATTAGTACCAAGAAGAGGGTTATCATCGGAGAGAGTGGAAAAGTGCTGGGGGATATTGAAGCCGAGCATATAGTGGTGTTAGGAGAAGTTAAAGGAAAGGTTGTCGCATTAAGTAGGCTAACCATCGGGAAAAATGCATTGTTTCAAGGGATGGCTTATACTGATAATATTCAAGTTGATTTTGGTGCAAAAATGGAAGCCGGTATTCAAAAATTAAATAAACAGGTTAATGAAGAAAATCTTTTCTTGTCTTCAGAAACCAATTCCCAAATTAGTCATGCCCAAAACAACATAGTCCCCTCAGATGATCAAAATTTAGACCCTGCCATTGCCTCAGTAAGTTGA